CTAATTATATGTTCACGAGTGCCTTCCCagtgtattgcgggtcacggggCACGAGAACCCCCCGAAATTATTTCgatttaccacgaaaaaatcgtATGGGTGCAAGTTAGAGCAAGATTTTTCGTTTCTCTCTAATAATTTAGACTTCAGTCTAACTTTTGGTGACAATATctcaggagcggcaagcggcgttAACTACTTTCATTCTAGCATTAGGCTAAAACATTAGCGAAAAATggtgatattttaaacaaatcataaagttaataaaaataagggATTGATTATTACTAAATCTTGCTCATAATTAATGAATCGGACAGTGATATCATTAAATGTCCTTTATTAATTATATTCCATTGCTTCGGGAACTAACATTGAAGTATttcgcgtcgggcggttggatcACTCACGCActtaacttgataggagaggtgggatGGCAGATTTGGGCaggatttttcttttgagaattaaaattgccattttttttattgtgatgtATAACGATTTGCGTAGGAAAGGAAATAAACAAAAGTTTTTCGGTACACTATGTTAAAaacacgtgaaaaataggacatttcaATGGTTTAATAAAAAGTAGTTAAAACTATgaataaaacagaatttttcagtgtaacatatttttaaaatgatcgTTTATTATCATGGTATGTTTTAACTTTAGGCGTTTCAAAATAAAACGCAGCTTCAGCAAAATACTTCATTCAATTTgctcaaaaaataatgaataaaatttttaaatcatttcatagTACTTGAGAGACGTCTCTTTCTCTAAAAATCTGACTTGGATACACAACTATTTCAgtaatgtatataatatattatatacattacTGAACATATTATCGTATTTtcctaaattaaaagtgaaaaaaaatcaattttgaccagctttttaagatttcagcccactgtgaggCGCCTCCTTAAAACGAGACCACATACATATAGCGAAGTCATGATTTTTCCAGTTCCAACTAATTCGCTGTATGGAGGTTTCACTGTAAGTGGAAAACCAACTCCTAAATCCCTTAATTGTACTGAAATGTTTCTACTGTCTAATTGAAAAGTGAGGTATTGAGGGATTTGACATGCGTGGTGCATTAGAATGTTTTTGCATGCTGCTACAGCAGCATTTTTCTGTGCagctttcaaaatgattttagtTTCTAGCCTGACATCCAGTTTGGAAAGGATTTGGATGCCCATTTGTGCTCTTTtgtatgattataaaatatttattccagctAGATATTTGCCATAGGTAAATATGATAAATGCCTATTGATAATACCAGAGTTTTGAAAGTGAAAAGCTTCTACTCCTTGACATTGGCATCTTTCATAACAATTACATAGCATTGAAGTTCATTTGCACTGTAAAAATCATACTATATCATTCAATAATAGCTTTATGAGGATAGAGTTATTGATGATTGATAGAGTAAAAAGAATGAGTGGTAACATATTATGCATTGCATTTTGTGTCTGACAAGATAGAACTcttgaatattcatattttactccAGATATTTCTCTTaagagaggaggaggggtggtctggccaggttggCTGTTTGGCAATCACGGAGGGCCCTAAGCTAAGGGGATCCCCCACAGTGTTCGCATCTATCCTGAAGCGTGTATGAAAGGTGCAATTGAAAAAGACTGATTTCTTGAACCTAAGTTTttctgcaattataaaattttacgttttcattAATTGCTTCATTAGCAACGTActcagcataaaaaataaataaataaaatgttttcaatacaaggtatattgtacctatgtatgtaattgttatgTGTTTGTAGAAGTAAGTTAGTTACCATGTGCAGTGGCCCAgcaaggggaggttttgggggataaaacccccccagatctcagaaatttttttaagtttaatccatttcactaaattggattaaaattacttatagaatagtgtaaatattaataaaatatccctcagaaggccgtaaaactcaccattttggactatttatctgaaaaactttctaggggagggcccccgcacctcctgcttaccctggtgggtattccacaccctcagacactccagtgttttgcgcctaaaaccccccctagccttaattcctagctgcacccctgaccATGTATATTAGTATTGTTTGCATGTATATTActggaatatcacaattgaatggaaatgataagaaaaaatatatcactgaattcaacgaaagaaTTTTACTTGTCATGTATTGATATCACCAATCCTGTACAAACAGTGTATGATGGGAGCCCCAAAACGATTTTACAAGGGGTACCTTTCCACCATTCTTCAAGGGTTTTCGGTTGTAATGTAatttcatacaagtggaataaagttaaatgtataattataaaaaaaagatgacataaaaataaattaaaggtgTTAATAGATAAAGAAGAACCAGATACTttattgaaagggttattcgaaaaatttattttagaggtATTTAAGATTTTAGTGTAGTTTCAAGGACCAATTCACCATacagataatagaaccataatacattattaaatttttataattatttttaaaattccttttttattaacttttatatagtttttaagagccagaataacgtcgaaatccatttccaggcatgtatatcccaaaaattctgggggagggccccatCATCCTATCCAAGGGCCCCCAATCATCCCAGACCACCGCTGCTTGAGGGGCCTTAAACGTCATCCTCTTCCTCAGGACACTCCATCCACTTCTGCGCCGACAACTTCTGTGCCCTATGCCGTACACGCATTTTGCGGTTATCAAATGCCCAGTACCCTATGCCCTTGAAGAAGTAGGTGATTCCTGCAAGGAATTTTCAAAAGTTAGGCAAGCATTAAACCATGAGGAAAGAAAGATACAAATGCTACCATCCCAAGGAGAAGGCAATAGAAGGGGATAGGATGAGTAGGAGTGATGTTTAGTGGTGGAGATTCGTTCCCTCATATCTCACTGTAAGATGAGTTTTTAGAGATAACTAGCCAAAAAAAAATGGttaaacggagaaaactttctgctctgatttttttcttgttaaattGTGCTGTGGATTTGTTGTTTTAActtctttttatgtttttaattttttaatagttttgtaatattttaagaatttgaaataaattttaatattgtttatcTAATTTTTGCCCGGTATAAGAGATAACATATTCACCGCATTGGGTtccttatgataataataatccaCTAAGAGCCTGATTACATGATCAAATTGCaagtaataaatttcaatttaatgggTAATTATTTGTACgtttgttaaagaaaaaatatttatgttttcaatgCCAAGATATCTTCTTGAACCAACGAATGCCAATGGAAAGTGTTTCGCTGGCAAGATTGAAGGGATCAACCCTACTATCAATACTACAGAGAGTCGATAAACATATGTATTATCAAGGGACTGTTTCCCAGCCTCAAATGGGTCTTTAAGTTCTAGTGATGACGTTCGCCCCTCTCATTCTCTGTACCGTGTACCCaaatacagcaaaaattaaaTGCCAAGCAAAAACGTGATATGAATCTTGATTGATGATATCCAATAAACTGTATTTGTAGTATCAGAGAGAGGATTTGTAATAAAAGAGTTGGGGTTGGAACAACAAAACCCATTGGGCCCTTTGCAAGGCCAATAGCTTTGGTTTTATCTGACTTCTGCTAAGTTGAACATCAAATTCAGCTTGCAATAATCAGTTCTCTCAACAATCTAAGCAAACCTTCACACAACAACAAATATGCTTTGACAATGTGTGGCAAAAAGGGTATTCCCCTGTTTTAGAAAAATGTGTTGCAATTGATGGTTTCaagcgtaactttgtgaaagcgtttcattttaaagaatgaaaaagaagaaactatgTGAttccacatgaaatatttattcacgcaTTTACACAACCATGGTGTCAACGTAAGATGTCATCATCCGGTGATcaggtgatgatgacgtcttGCGTTGAAACCATGCTCGTGTAATTGCGTGAATGAATATTTCATGTggaagcacaaagtttcttctttttcattctttaaaaGGTTTTGCATAACTTATTGAACTCCACTCTTACATTAATgatgaaagaaaaagagaaaatgcaTTACTTACCATCAGTGTACTTAAAGACGCTATCTATATTATAGTCGACTCCCCTCCACATTTTCATATCCCTAGGGTAGTCAAGTTCCACCTTTTTCGTTGTTTCATTAAGCCTGCAATGCAGAAGAGTTCCACATAAAATATTAGCCCTTAAAAACAATCTAATTGATTGGATAAAAGATATGGATTGCTCAAGTGAAAAATGTTTATCGTtcgatattaaaataataaagcaaCCAGAGAGTTCCAATCGGAGATGTAATTTTTTGattgatgaaattaatttatttcaccattggcagtacacacatctgcaaggctaaagtcaagtataaaatttacaaacgattacattcatacatgaatattgaaattaccaggataagattcttgggaattcccaagataatcatttaactatgaaatgtacaacattaaaacagagtccagagggttaataaatactaacagatgcatggaaaaaataggcaattttagttgccatctaggaaattaccttacaatacatcctccagatattcattaacactgtagtagcatttttcagctaggagaagttttagtttctttttaagtACGGAGAgtgagttgctattttttatttcttcgggaacTTTATTGTAAAGGATCAAGGCAGAGTGGTTGGTACCTTTAAgacagagagagctggaatactggttttaatggatgttatttcttgaacaggtgaggtgatcatggtaggtagaatttggaagaaaatgggaaggaTTTGCTTTAACAAAGCAGACACATATAAGGATATAcaaagaagggagggtgaggattttagattGAGCAAAGAAGATTTTACCTGGAGTGCAGATAGGGTCATGGTACATAGCTTTAATAgcttgtttttgggctgaaaaggCTCTTTTAGCCACAAGTGAGTTTCCCCaaaacagaatgccataagaAATATGAGAATGGATTTTATCATagtataccatttttaaagtatccaATGATACAATCGGAAACAACCTTATAATCATGAATATACCCACAGAGATTTTTTTCAGTACAACCTGTAAATTTATATGAAGCTCATGGAAGGAAAAGTTGGAGTGAGGCTCCAGCACAGCAAAGGTTCTCAGGCagaaattaaaactatttataaggCTATATAAAGAGAGGAATTAACTTGTTGTGAAGACcaaatgaaatgacaaaatttttgaaatgtcaaaaattgaatttttcatgattttaagtGTCTTGACAGATTTCTTATCAATATGGAGCTGGATGAAGTCTATAAGAGGATTTGTCTTATTGTAAATTTCTGACTCCGGGGAATTTTGCATCTGCAGGATTCCCCAAAGAGGCATGAAATATCTTTGACAAGAAAGATACGACCATTCAAGAAGTCAAGAGCAGGAAATGAGAGACTATTGACAGGAAActaattttgcaaaaatgaaggTATTTCGCAAGTACATAGAGGAGGCTTtacaatacctccactgcacaagcactcagcaatcgcccacttaatcaaatccgctcatctagcagcCCAACAGTATGAAtgcactcagctggcagtagccggagcataagcCTCCAATGCTCGAAGCTTTgaaggtgagcgtttgtgctccggctaatgtcagctgagcggatttgattaGGTGGGTGATTGCTGAGCGTTTGTGTGGTGGAGGTATTGTTTAGTCTAGCCAGTAGAGAAGTGAATGCCACCGTAGAGAATGTGTTGCCACTTTGTGCTCATATATGTAAACGGTTTTCAAAAGTATCCAGTGTGGCAACAGGGGCAAATCGGTCTATTTCTtcccaactttcaaaaatattctgcACACATGACGAATAGCATTGATAAGTTAGGAATTTGATATATCATGGCAAATATGAATTTTGGTTAGCAGACCTAAACAGGAGCAATCGCTGAGAGCCCCAAACTTTGGGGTCCCCAGCAAAGTTGGCATCTATTGTGAAGAGTATACGTTATAAAAAAGTATATGTGTTAGTATAAGGTGTtataaaaaaaggcagcttacctgagacaatttattttcatttactataGAAGtctatgttttcatttatttttatttatttacaatatactcagtgtaaaaagattccataaaaaaaatataggtatcAGAAGAATAAAAAGAGCCTGATTATTTCTTGATTGGTTATTAGAAAAGGtaattttagtgatatttttagatttaagtgcagtttcaaggaacaaattcacttaaTACATAATGGAACCACAATACattattaacccttagagtgtgggaacgtttttatatgttttgcatgCTAACTGCggcatttactgaaaatttttattgctacctggatatcttgcacttgggcactttccctcactttaAGGATTGCTAAGAAGCTTAACTCTACTAGACCAgcccttgtggcagggggtgccttcTGTACAGGCCTCCTCTTCTCCattggctggcagctaaaatcgcaACCTCCCACAGACCAAgggttaaattttaattctcactttttacacaatttttctcatgattttgctctttttttattaaatgttatcTTGCTTTCAATAGacagaatagcatcaaaatcaCTTTTCAATCATGCAATTTCCTGATATTTTTCGATGGAAGGACTCCCCCAATCCCttgtaaggagggccccatcatgagctgCAGCCGAGGGCTcctaatcaccccagaccacccctggtcCTAATTATATACATAGCTTATTTCCCCATGTTATTTGAATCACTATGGTAGTGGAAACTTTTGTAAATATGTACATTAAAATTCATGTTCAGTAACAGTATATTGGACCATTGAATTTAGAATCCTTAAATGTAATATTCATGGCTATGGGagaggaaaaaataggaaatatgaaattgaattacATATAATGAATTCAAGTCTTGAAAATGGCCTAACAGCTGAAACTGGATGTGAgtaataaatctgtggaaaataattaattgaagctTTTGCGgaccattgaaaataaataaacttcgtTTATGGATGTATGTTATTCCAGAGAAGCCTCCAGCATGCAAGAGGAAAAATCTGTGGATGGGATACAATAATCCACTGTaaacacccaaaaataaattttattaaaatctgtGGAAGCTAGCAACTGGTTCCCTTATTATTATGGATTGCTTCCACCTAACAATAATTTCAAGCAttgatttaaatatgaatttaattacAAATGAGAGATGCATAGAGCAAGTGGGTGGGTATAGGTTCTTGGCTTGGTGTTAGGGGATCATAAGAGTAAGTTAGTTATAGGAAAGCATGCTTCCAGCAGAAATAGAAATGCAGTGTTTAGAATCTACATCTGTGGAACAGACTATACTATGTATGTATTCATTTCTGTTTACTGTCAATTATAGGGAGATCAATTAGGCATCTCTCTCAATAGAGACACATTTGCCATCACCACTTCAACCACATCAAAAACTGAGCATCTATGGATTTTAGATAGTGTACAACAGATTTAATTCTTCAATATCCAaaactatacatatatgtatcttCCTTCTGACAGGTAATaattttgtgagaaaattttcatatgcATCTCCATATCATGGGAAACAGCACACAATGGCCATTTACTTTAGGGTGTTCAACAGGATATCAATTACATGTGAACGAACAACCATAGGCTTTTCATAATTAATGACTTTGGTTGTGAGTTATGAATGCCATTTAAAAGTTGTATCAAGCCAACAGATGATTTTTATGAGTTCTCAGTTCCATAATTATGCCAATTTAGAGGTTTAATCGGTTGTAAACATCTGTACAAACATGTAAAcaaactcaataattttttcatggtatGACTTACTTCCAATACATTTTGCACCTGAATAAGTAAGTCTTAGAGTTATGACCCCAAACCATGGCACCATCGATTTTGTCCAGAGAAGACGGCAGGCCCATATCAGTCAATGGTTTAGGAAAATCAGGCATAATGTTGGGGCCATTATACAAGTAATATTTATCACCTTTAATAAAAAAGATTGCAAGATTAAGTTTCACCATATGAAATATTACTGTCACCAACATTCCACTTTGTAACAACATCAGATATCGAGAAAAGTATTAATAACATATTGTACTATGTACGTATGCATATGAGAGCAGCCTTATCAATTatttcatacttaaatatttctttttttaagttgATTATTGGAAtggattggaaaatatttttttatctattctgTTAAAGTAATAATGTTTGCTTGTCATCATGTAAATTATAAGCTGcatattttaactttaattttccttaataataCGTAAATTATTccgaataattaaaatattaccaataaaaAATACGATCTTCTG
This genomic interval from Ischnura elegans chromosome 5, ioIscEleg1.1, whole genome shotgun sequence contains the following:
- the LOC124159468 gene encoding matrix metalloproteinase-2-like encodes the protein MTVFTSAVLFGVVIAITSCNYGVMVWGHGCIEEPSDEIPDRCNTNYDAISMIRGELYIFKDRYFWRINDHADPKIQLIQTKSFFHNLPENFSHIDAVYERSDQKIVFFIGDKYYLYNGPNIMPDFPKPLTDMGLPSSLDKIDGAMVWGHNSKTYLFRCKMYWKLNETTKKVELDYPRDMKMWRGVDYNIDSVFKYTDGITYFFKGIGYWAFDNRKMRVRHRAQKLSAQKWMECPEEEDDV